Proteins from one Pseudomonas grandcourensis genomic window:
- a CDS encoding methyltransferase domain-containing protein: MKTFLHVGCGPKSKNSTTKGFASEQWQELRFDIDESVNPDIVGTMTDMSQVKDASVDALFSSHNIEHLYPHEVPVALAEFKRVLKPGGFVIITCPDLQSVCALVAEDKLTDEAYLSPAGPIAPIDILYGHRPAMANGNVFMAHRCGFTKKVLTGSLQAAGFDMVLPIQRAHPAYDLWAVAALAPISEQEVVAIANQHFPA; the protein is encoded by the coding sequence GTGAAAACCTTCCTCCATGTAGGATGCGGTCCAAAGAGCAAGAACAGCACGACCAAGGGCTTCGCCTCGGAGCAGTGGCAGGAACTGCGCTTCGATATCGATGAGAGTGTCAACCCGGACATCGTCGGCACCATGACCGACATGTCCCAGGTCAAGGACGCTTCGGTGGATGCGCTGTTCTCCAGCCACAACATCGAGCATCTCTATCCCCATGAGGTGCCGGTCGCCCTGGCGGAGTTCAAGCGCGTCCTCAAGCCTGGCGGCTTCGTGATCATCACTTGCCCGGACCTGCAATCGGTGTGCGCCCTGGTGGCAGAAGACAAGCTGACCGACGAGGCCTACCTTTCACCGGCCGGCCCGATCGCGCCCATCGACATCCTCTACGGTCATCGCCCGGCCATGGCCAACGGCAACGTGTTCATGGCGCACCGTTGCGGTTTCACCAAGAAGGTCCTGACCGGCTCCCTGCAAGCGGCCGGCTTCGACATGGTGCTGCCGATCCAGCGTGCCCATCCGGCCTATGACCTGTGGGCGGTGGCGGCACTTGCGCCGATCTCCGAGCAGGAAGTGGTGGCGATCGCCAACCAGCATTTCCCTGCCTGA
- a CDS encoding DUF3077 domain-containing protein: MNQPTNDRPDMQIDNTFTSPLDSAAAQRALDYYLKPAISEEVAEPRFFDVNRNISGEEALVHALDLLRCAAATAYESASHLQGASRDLAFSTVHMIDMAKAMVDRSLEKFANG; the protein is encoded by the coding sequence ATGAACCAACCCACCAATGACCGCCCGGACATGCAAATCGACAACACTTTCACCTCGCCCCTGGACTCTGCGGCGGCACAACGCGCGCTGGACTATTACTTGAAACCAGCTATTTCAGAGGAAGTGGCCGAGCCGCGCTTTTTTGATGTGAACCGCAATATCAGCGGCGAAGAGGCGCTGGTCCATGCTCTGGACCTGTTGCGCTGTGCTGCCGCCACCGCGTACGAGTCAGCCAGTCACCTGCAAGGCGCAAGCCGTGACCTGGCGTTTTCGACGGTGCACATGATCGACATGGCCAAGGCGATGGTCGATCGATCGCTGGAGAAGTTTGCAAACGGTTGA
- a CDS encoding S24 family peptidase, producing MDKWIELVKAKMSELKITQEILAERLGMSQGGIGHWLNKRREPGIEDMNRVLRALGLEFLEVALVIREPQASTDDEIPLTQKYNPYFRYPVSDWREPAEVRDGEVPAYGKGHFELSDYHARGPAFWLRVAGDAMTAPNGISIPEGMLILVDPAVDAEPGKLVIAQWPESTEATFRKLIEEGGQRYLVPLNPTYPKALYTEECRIIGVVVQATARF from the coding sequence ATGGATAAATGGATTGAATTGGTCAAGGCCAAGATGAGTGAACTCAAAATCACTCAAGAGATACTCGCCGAGCGCCTCGGGATGTCCCAGGGCGGCATTGGCCACTGGCTCAACAAACGTCGTGAACCCGGCATCGAAGACATGAACCGTGTGCTGCGGGCGCTGGGTCTTGAGTTTCTCGAAGTGGCGCTGGTGATCCGGGAACCGCAGGCGTCAACGGACGACGAAATTCCCCTGACACAGAAGTACAACCCGTACTTTCGCTATCCGGTCAGTGACTGGCGCGAACCTGCCGAAGTGCGCGACGGCGAGGTCCCGGCGTACGGGAAAGGGCACTTTGAACTGTCCGATTACCACGCCCGGGGGCCGGCATTCTGGTTGAGAGTGGCAGGCGATGCGATGACCGCACCCAATGGCATCAGCATCCCGGAAGGCATGCTGATCCTGGTGGACCCTGCGGTGGACGCCGAACCTGGCAAACTGGTCATTGCCCAGTGGCCGGAGAGCACCGAAGCCACGTTCCGCAAGCTCATCGAAGAGGGCGGGCAGCGTTATCTGGTCCCGCTCAATCCGACGTATCCGAAAGCCTTGTACACCGAAGAGTGTCGAATCATCGGCGTAGTGGTTCAGGCAACAGCCAGGTTCTGA
- a CDS encoding acetyl/propionyl/methylcrotonyl-CoA carboxylase subunit alpha: MSAPVITTLLVANRGEIACRVMRTAKALGLTTVAVHSATDRDARHSREADIRVDLGGSKAADSYLQIDKLIAAAKASGAQAIHPGYGFLSENAGFARAIENAGLIFLGPPASAIDAMGSKSAAKALMETAGVPLVPGYHGEAQDLETFRAACERIGYPVLLKATAGGGGKGMKVVEDVSQLAEALASAQREAQSSFGDSRMLVEKYLLKPRHVEIQVFADQHGNCLYLNERDCSIQRRHQKVVEEAPAPGLSPELRRAMGEAAVRSAQAIGYVGAGTVEFLLDARGEFFFMEMNTRLQVEHPVTEAITGLDLVAWQIRVARGEALPMTQDQVPLVGHAIEVRLYAEDPGNDFLPATGRLELYRESTQGPGRRVDSGVEEGDEISPFYDPMLGKLIAWGEDREQARLRLLSMLDEFAIGGLKTNINFLRRIIGHPAFAAAELDTGFIPRYQEQLLPAPAELSDDFWQAAAQAFAQSQPPATRADDPSSPWATGNGLRAGLPREITLHLSCEGQDRALTLGDINAHSALLKGEQLLTEQAGVRRQHRAIRRGEHVYLQWDGELRRIEAYDPISAVEASHSHQGGLTAPMNGSIVRVLVEAGQSVEAGAQLVVLEAMKMEHSIRAPHAGVIKALYCQEGEMVSEGSALVELEEA, from the coding sequence ATGAGCGCACCTGTTATCACCACGCTACTGGTGGCCAACCGTGGCGAAATCGCTTGCCGGGTAATGCGTACCGCCAAGGCCCTGGGCTTGACTACCGTGGCCGTGCACAGCGCCACCGACCGTGACGCCCGGCACAGCCGCGAAGCTGACATTCGAGTCGACCTCGGTGGCAGCAAAGCCGCCGACAGCTACCTGCAAATCGACAAACTGATCGCGGCGGCCAAGGCCAGCGGTGCCCAGGCGATTCACCCCGGCTATGGCTTTTTGTCGGAGAACGCCGGGTTCGCCCGCGCCATCGAAAACGCCGGCCTGATTTTCCTCGGCCCACCCGCCTCGGCCATCGACGCCATGGGCAGCAAATCCGCCGCCAAGGCCTTGATGGAAACCGCTGGCGTGCCATTGGTGCCGGGCTATCACGGTGAAGCCCAGGACCTGGAAACCTTCCGCGCCGCCTGCGAACGCATCGGTTACCCGGTGCTGCTCAAGGCCACGGCCGGGGGCGGCGGCAAAGGCATGAAAGTGGTCGAGGACGTCAGCCAACTGGCCGAAGCCCTGGCCTCGGCCCAGCGTGAGGCGCAATCGTCGTTCGGCGATTCGCGGATGCTGGTGGAGAAATACCTGCTCAAGCCGCGTCACGTGGAAATCCAGGTATTCGCCGACCAGCACGGCAACTGCCTGTACCTCAATGAGCGTGACTGCTCGATTCAACGTCGGCACCAGAAAGTCGTCGAAGAAGCCCCCGCGCCTGGCCTGAGCCCGGAGTTGCGGCGCGCCATGGGTGAAGCCGCCGTGCGTTCGGCCCAGGCCATCGGTTATGTCGGTGCCGGCACCGTGGAATTTTTGCTGGATGCGCGCGGCGAGTTCTTCTTCATGGAGATGAATACCCGCCTGCAAGTGGAACACCCGGTCACCGAAGCCATTACCGGCCTCGACCTGGTGGCCTGGCAGATTCGCGTGGCTCGTGGCGAAGCGTTGCCGATGACTCAGGACCAGGTACCGCTGGTGGGCCACGCGATCGAAGTGCGGCTGTATGCCGAAGACCCGGGCAATGATTTCCTGCCGGCGACCGGTCGCCTGGAGCTGTATCGCGAATCCACCCAGGGGCCGGGGCGTCGAGTGGACAGTGGCGTCGAAGAAGGCGACGAGATCTCGCCGTTCTACGACCCGATGCTCGGCAAGTTGATTGCCTGGGGCGAAGACCGTGAACAGGCACGCTTGCGCCTGTTGAGCATGCTCGACGAATTCGCCATCGGCGGGCTGAAGACCAACATCAATTTCCTGCGGCGCATCATCGGTCACCCGGCGTTTGCCGCTGCCGAACTGGATACCGGCTTCATTCCGCGCTATCAGGAGCAGTTGCTGCCCGCCCCTGCGGAACTCAGCGATGATTTCTGGCAAGCCGCCGCCCAGGCGTTTGCCCAGAGCCAGCCGCCTGCCACCCGCGCCGATGACCCGAGTTCGCCGTGGGCGACGGGTAACGGGCTGCGTGCCGGATTGCCGAGAGAAATCACCCTTCACCTGAGTTGTGAAGGCCAGGACAGGGCACTGACCCTGGGCGACATCAATGCCCACAGCGCTCTGCTCAAGGGCGAGCAGCTGCTGACCGAGCAGGCTGGCGTACGTCGTCAACACCGCGCAATACGCCGTGGCGAACATGTGTATTTGCAGTGGGATGGCGAGTTGCGTCGCATCGAGGCCTACGACCCGATCAGCGCCGTCGAGGCCAGCCACAGCCATCAGGGCGGGCTGACCGCGCCCATGAACGGCAGCATCGTCCGGGTGCTGGTGGAGGCCGGGCAATCGGTCGAAGCCGGGGCGCAACTGGTGGTACTGGAAGCGATGAAGATGGAGCACAGCATCCGCGCCCCCCACGCCGGGGTGATCAAGGCGCTGTATTGCCAGGAAGGTGAGATGGTCAGCGAAGGCAGTGCGCTGGTCGAACTGGAAGAAGCGTGA
- a CDS encoding gamma-carboxygeranoyl-CoA hydratase: MSDFNTLELLTDPRGFATLWLSREEKNNAFNAEMIRELILALDKVASDASLRFLIVRGRGKHFSAGADLAWMQQSAELDYATNLDDARELAELMYNLAKLKVPTLAVVQGAAFGGALGLISCCDMAIGADDAQFCLSEVRIGLAPAVISPFVVQAIGERATRRYALTAERFGGQRAREIGLLSESYVSAELEQKVEQWVDNLLLNSPAAMRASKDLLREVGDGSLTPALRRYTENAIARIRVSPEGQEGLRAFLQKRPPNWQAETTKEPR, from the coding sequence ATGAGCGACTTCAACACCCTCGAACTGCTGACCGACCCCCGTGGTTTTGCCACGCTGTGGCTCAGCCGTGAAGAAAAGAACAACGCCTTCAACGCCGAAATGATCCGCGAACTGATCCTCGCCCTCGACAAAGTCGCGAGCGATGCCAGCCTGCGGTTTCTGATCGTGCGCGGTCGCGGCAAGCATTTCAGCGCTGGCGCTGACCTGGCCTGGATGCAGCAATCGGCCGAGCTCGATTACGCCACCAACCTCGATGACGCCCGGGAACTGGCGGAATTGATGTACAACCTGGCCAAACTTAAAGTTCCGACCCTGGCGGTGGTGCAAGGCGCTGCCTTTGGTGGCGCGCTGGGCCTGATCAGTTGCTGTGACATGGCCATCGGCGCCGATGACGCGCAGTTCTGCCTGTCGGAAGTACGCATCGGCCTGGCGCCAGCGGTGATCAGCCCGTTCGTGGTGCAAGCCATCGGCGAGCGCGCGACCCGTCGCTATGCCTTGACTGCCGAGCGCTTCGGCGGGCAACGGGCACGGGAAATCGGCTTGTTGTCGGAGAGTTATGTAAGTGCCGAGCTGGAGCAGAAAGTCGAGCAATGGGTCGACAATCTGCTGCTCAACAGTCCGGCCGCGATGCGCGCCAGCAAGGACCTGTTGCGCGAAGTCGGCGACGGCTCACTGACCCCGGCATTGCGCCGCTACACCGAAAACGCCATCGCCCGCATCCGCGTCAGCCCCGAAGGCCAGGAAGGCCTGCGCGCCTTCCTGCAAAAACGTCCGCCGAACTGGCAAGCCGAAACCACCAAGGAGCCCCGTTGA